In one Moritella sp. 5 genomic region, the following are encoded:
- a CDS encoding type VI secretion system ImpA family N-terminal domain-containing protein, translating to MYFSDFTRRPISKSFPEGENTNRLDTFTELKRQINELSRISPNVSWKKIYSLSEDILTNQSKDFRSACYFTTAAIHTQGLKGLVNGLSAIHDLTLVYWYSAYPEYTKEKARISAFEWMIEHTVKRQKRMTVNADDLILIEIGHRLTLKIEEELKSHYGIKAPSLGPIRRILSQWQEELKERQIEQHKQSKTRTINVEDIKSVINTNTITTPSPEVSMNETATNIPSIPGPKLLNSNKPIIISILILISSMYLGFKNYQQEQQLQTFKNANLDEFSSLIQKLTHSPKKTQRALKEIVFNKSTDFFKNWAEDPLKINKMDRLVSIITSLEEIYPDSITFQSIKGSFDNDRYNLINSYVGIKQQFNSARTIIANAQLTSPSSSVTKSYKFSNTLFPLLGRIEYAESSLKIDDINKAQYILNTYQFKINALLSERQ from the coding sequence TAAGCAAATCCTTTCCAGAGGGAGAAAACACAAATAGACTTGATACGTTTACCGAACTCAAAAGACAAATAAACGAGCTGAGTCGAATTTCACCTAACGTCTCATGGAAGAAGATTTATTCCTTGTCAGAAGATATTTTGACAAATCAAAGTAAAGATTTTAGAAGTGCTTGTTACTTCACAACCGCCGCTATCCACACTCAAGGGCTTAAAGGACTTGTCAATGGTTTAAGTGCTATACACGATTTAACGCTCGTATATTGGTACAGCGCATACCCTGAATATACTAAAGAAAAAGCCAGAATTAGTGCTTTTGAATGGATGATAGAACATACTGTAAAACGACAAAAGAGAATGACGGTCAATGCAGACGACCTTATATTAATCGAGATCGGGCATAGACTAACACTCAAAATTGAAGAAGAACTAAAGTCCCATTATGGAATAAAAGCCCCCTCTTTAGGCCCTATTCGCAGAATTTTATCCCAATGGCAAGAAGAATTAAAAGAACGCCAAATAGAACAACATAAACAATCAAAAACTCGTACTATAAATGTCGAAGATATTAAAAGCGTTATTAATACCAATACAATAACAACGCCCTCACCTGAAGTGTCCATGAATGAAACAGCAACTAATATACCTAGTATCCCCGGACCTAAATTATTAAACAGTAATAAACCAATCATAATTAGTATATTGATACTTATATCATCCATGTACTTAGGCTTTAAAAATTATCAGCAAGAGCAACAGTTACAAACATTTAAAAACGCCAATTTGGATGAGTTTTCTTCTCTAATTCAAAAGTTAACACATAGCCCTAAAAAGACTCAGCGGGCATTAAAAGAAATTGTTTTCAATAAAAGTACTGATTTCTTCAAAAATTGGGCCGAAGATCCACTGAAAATAAACAAGATGGATAGATTAGTTTCAATCATTACTTCTCTTGAAGAAATATACCCAGATTCAATTACGTTTCAATCTATAAAAGGTAGCTTTGACAACGATAGATACAACCTAATTAATAGCTATGTAGGTATTAAACAGCAATTTAATAGTGCCAGAACAATCATTGCAAATGCTCAATTAACATCACCATCATCATCAGTTACAAAATCTTATAAATTTAGTAATACATTGTTTCCACTTCTTGGTCGTATTGAATACGCCGAAAGCTCACTGAAAATTGATGATATAAATAAAGCCCAATATATACTAAATACCTATCAGTTTAAAATTAATGCACTGCTATCAGAACGTCAATAA